One window of the Labilibaculum sp. genome contains the following:
- a CDS encoding RagB/SusD family nutrient uptake outer membrane protein, whose product MKNLFKIIYFLIVVMTMGGCDDFLTVVPQDSLVAENYYTSEANVRANTASLYGSVWWDFHSQFMWLAGDELAGDLYYTYDAEGQFYYNKVGAGNKFNNTGWEGLYRVVSFSNSIINDMPSAARENGISEDVIQKALGEARYMRAVAYYFIAENWGEAPIIENATELITSGNVADIYVNKHTQSNLYRFMCEDLEFAAGILSKTDDEGRVTKWSALGMLAKVYVTRGAYEGNSEYFSLAKEYARQVIEDSNLALYDNFSTMFDVEANNSSESLFSIQCMVGNYGDGNSRNVNWSRGSRIADQTWGAGKGPTISLQELFAEHPNDARRKWTYMTHGDYYENLDKANGGYTYQFSYRDPEDLDTQVESTNGMLAHIKKYVIGKSADTGGQVGTNQDAGNNIYVQRLSDVYFLYAEASMGLSETTSDAAAIGYINKVLDTHGAGYNVSAPLTYIDLIKERRKEFAFEANSWYDIKRYYYRNNTAAIEYLNSMKRDQLYVFDYNSMDQEGLSTADKYILENDRNSYIIGWETTDNGEWDGERVNNIVFNSSSMYISLPAEVTTKAPILLEGAVDYYGE is encoded by the coding sequence ATGAAAAATTTATTTAAAATCATATATTTTTTGATTGTTGTAATGACAATGGGTGGTTGTGACGATTTTCTGACTGTGGTGCCGCAGGATTCTCTTGTTGCAGAAAATTATTATACTTCTGAGGCTAATGTTAGGGCGAATACCGCATCGCTATATGGTAGTGTTTGGTGGGATTTTCATTCTCAATTTATGTGGTTGGCCGGAGACGAATTAGCAGGTGATTTGTATTATACCTATGATGCCGAAGGTCAGTTTTACTACAACAAGGTTGGAGCTGGTAATAAATTCAATAATACTGGCTGGGAAGGTTTGTATCGGGTAGTATCTTTTTCTAACTCGATTATAAATGATATGCCATCGGCAGCACGTGAAAACGGTATTTCAGAAGATGTAATACAAAAAGCGCTTGGCGAAGCCCGTTATATGAGAGCCGTTGCCTATTATTTTATAGCTGAAAACTGGGGAGAAGCGCCAATTATTGAAAATGCCACAGAGTTAATTACTTCAGGAAATGTCGCTGATATTTATGTTAATAAACATACACAGTCAAACCTATACAGATTCATGTGTGAAGATTTGGAGTTTGCAGCAGGTATTCTTTCAAAAACGGATGACGAAGGCCGCGTAACCAAATGGTCGGCATTAGGAATGTTGGCAAAAGTTTATGTAACAAGAGGAGCTTATGAGGGGAATAGCGAATACTTTAGCTTAGCCAAGGAATATGCCCGTCAGGTAATTGAAGATTCGAACCTGGCTTTGTATGATAATTTTTCTACAATGTTTGATGTAGAAGCGAATAATAGTTCAGAATCTCTTTTTTCTATTCAATGTATGGTAGGAAATTACGGCGATGGGAATTCACGAAATGTGAATTGGAGCCGGGGATCTCGTATTGCCGACCAAACATGGGGAGCAGGTAAGGGACCAACCATTTCTCTTCAGGAACTTTTTGCAGAACACCCTAATGATGCCCGCCGTAAATGGACTTATATGACCCATGGAGATTACTATGAAAATCTGGACAAGGCCAATGGTGGATACACATACCAATTCTCTTACCGCGATCCTGAAGATTTAGATACTCAGGTAGAATCGACGAATGGTATGTTAGCTCACATTAAAAAATATGTTATTGGTAAATCTGCTGACACGGGAGGACAAGTTGGAACAAATCAGGATGCAGGGAACAATATCTACGTTCAACGACTTTCTGATGTTTACTTTCTTTATGCCGAAGCATCAATGGGTTTAAGCGAAACAACCTCTGATGCAGCCGCTATTGGGTACATCAATAAGGTATTGGATACTCATGGTGCTGGTTACAATGTTTCTGCTCCTTTAACTTACATTGATTTGATTAAAGAGCGTCGTAAGGAATTTGCTTTTGAGGCTAATTCATGGTACGATATAAAACGTTACTACTATAGAAACAACACTGCAGCTATAGAATATTTAAATAGCATGAAAAGAGATCAGTTGTATGTGTTCGATTATAATAGTATGGATCAGGAGGGATTATCTACTGCTGACAAATATATTCTTGAGAACGATCGAAACTCTTATATAATAGGATGGGAAACTACTGATAATGGAGAATGGGATGGAGAACGTGTTAATAATATCGTTTTCAATAGTTCTTCAATGTATATTAGTTTACCAGCAGAGGTAACTACTAAAGCTCCTATCTTGCTTGAAGGTGCTGTTGACTATTATGGTGAATAG
- a CDS encoding glycan-binding surface protein produces MKRPCQSDFDKQKMIIPAWQVLYGKSKTNYNHMKNILKILSLLFVVILGVTACNDDDSDGGTPSIQYVRPTDAAASDSLLVSASMGQTIAIIGKDLQGVVSVYFNDQQAKLNPNFVTSHSIVVTVPGSIPDEVTNTITLNTSSGKSLVYDFITKITPPKIKSVSCEWAKDAAEITIYGSYFFPTANGDIKVLFPGNLQAEVLEFTDEYITAVVPNGTMKGYITVTNDYGTERTSFIFRDDSDIFIDGENPTAWNNWGLSDFASENGISGSYVNFEGTTGSWAWPANSIQLLYINPNAQPLVSEGDASDYVLKFECYCHEWHDTPMLIWFDNDGSHNVDGANAQYHWKPYNNNGVSENYVTDDWITVSMPISDFIYSKDESETDRAITSLGELQNLNVMWFGAVNESTAEFGLKMWIDNVRLVNSKE; encoded by the coding sequence ATGAAACGTCCATGCCAAAGTGATTTTGACAAACAGAAGATGATTATTCCTGCATGGCAAGTTCTATATGGCAAATCAAAAACAAATTATAATCATATGAAAAACATACTAAAAATATTATCATTACTATTTGTAGTAATACTTGGTGTTACTGCCTGTAATGATGATGATAGTGATGGAGGTACACCTTCCATTCAATACGTACGTCCTACCGATGCGGCAGCTTCGGACTCTTTACTTGTAAGTGCTTCAATGGGGCAAACCATTGCAATAATAGGAAAAGACCTGCAAGGTGTTGTATCGGTTTATTTTAATGATCAACAAGCTAAATTAAATCCAAACTTTGTAACATCACATTCAATAGTTGTTACAGTACCTGGATCTATTCCTGATGAAGTAACAAATACGATTACATTAAATACTTCTTCGGGTAAAAGTTTGGTTTATGATTTTATAACTAAAATTACGCCTCCAAAGATTAAATCAGTAAGCTGCGAATGGGCAAAAGATGCTGCAGAAATTACGATTTATGGTTCCTACTTTTTCCCAACAGCAAATGGTGATATTAAAGTTTTATTTCCAGGTAATTTGCAGGCTGAAGTGCTTGAGTTTACCGACGAATATATTACGGCTGTCGTGCCAAACGGAACGATGAAAGGTTACATTACTGTAACAAATGATTATGGGACAGAGCGCACATCTTTTATTTTTAGAGATGACTCAGATATTTTTATTGATGGAGAAAATCCAACAGCATGGAATAATTGGGGATTATCTGATTTTGCCTCTGAAAATGGAATTTCGGGCAGTTATGTGAATTTTGAAGGAACAACTGGTTCTTGGGCATGGCCTGCAAATTCAATTCAATTATTATACATTAATCCTAATGCACAGCCTCTTGTTTCAGAGGGGGATGCAAGTGATTATGTGTTGAAATTTGAATGTTATTGTCATGAGTGGCATGATACTCCAATGTTAATTTGGTTTGACAACGACGGCAGCCACAATGTAGATGGTGCCAATGCTCAATATCACTGGAAACCATACAACAATAACGGCGTTTCTGAGAACTATGTTACCGATGATTGGATTACTGTAAGTATGCCAATTTCAGATTTTATTTATAGCAAAGATGAATCAGAAACAGATCGTGCTATAACAAGTCTGGGTGAACTTCAGAATTTAAATGTGATGTGGTTTGGTGCGGTTAACGAGTCAACTGCCGAATTCGGGTTGAAAATGTGGATTGATAATGTTCGCCTTGTGAATAGTAAAGAGTAA